The Citrifermentans bemidjiense Bem genome window below encodes:
- the gltB gene encoding glutamate synthase large subunit → MYDPQFEHDACGVGFVTHIKGKKSHEIVQQAITVLANLDHRGAVGSEHNTGDGAGILIQMPDAFFRKVCPEAGIELPGPGEYGVGMLFTSPEATERSAAKHLFQRIVAEEGMEMIGRRVVPTDNSLLGDTAKAGEPLVRQIFFKRNAACPDEDAFNRKLYVVKQRALHEIRDNGVDPLWYFSSMSTRTIVYKGMLMPAQLDQYYPDLRDEAVQTAIAVVHSRFSTNTFPSWDRAHPYHMLAHNGEINTLRGNVNWMHARQSMFSSDLFGEDMKKLLPVIDANGSDSAMFDNCLELLVQSGRSLPHAMMMMVPEPWENHETMNKEKRAFYEYHSCLMEPWDGPAALTFTDGRTIGAVLDRNGLRPCRYYLTDDDLVVMASEAGVLQVPPEKIIKKGRLQPGKMFLVDTVQGRIIPDEEVKGELASAKPYADWVKVNHHSLQDIPKAAKAPFVEHSPLLQRQKSFGYTFEDQQTIIGPMATDGIQPLGSMGTDTPLAVLSEKPQLLYNYFKQLFAQVTNPPIDPIREEIITATAVRIGSESNLLKPTPSSARVIRLEHPIIGNEEFEKLRNLDRPGFKSTTLSLLFKATDGAEGMEKALDSLFNTAVHAIETGTTILILSDRGVSEEYAALPALLAVAGLHHHLIRTATRTHASIVLESGEPREVHHFAVLLGYGVTAINPYLAFESIDDMIQQGMLPGLDYKTGVKNFIKASIKGIVKTMAKMGISTIQSYRGAQVCEAVGLHDSVIEKYFTWTPSRIGGIDLEGIAQELLNRHRKAYPHRVAAEPSLDPGGQYQWRQEGEEHLFNPLTIQSLQKATKTGDYQEFKVFSKLIDDQNERIYTLRGLLDFNTEIRIPVPLEEVESVEEIMKRFKTGAMSYGSISQEAHEALAIAMNRIGGRSNTGEGGEDPERFTWTNDQGDSKNSAIKQVASGRFGVTSNYLTNASELQIKLAQGAKPGEGGELPGSKVYPWVAKTRHTTPGVGLVSPPPHHDIYSIEDLAELIHDLKNANRRARISVKLVSEVGVGTIAAGVAKAHADVVLISGYDGGTGASPLSSIKHAGLPWELGLAETHQTLVLNNLRSRIIVEVDGQLKTGRDVAIAALLGAEEFGFATAPLVTLGCVMMRVCHSNTCPAGVATQDPVLRAKFAGKPEYVVNYMRFIAQEVREIMAELGFRNFNDMVGRANRLEPKRAVAHWKAQGLDFSKILYQPQMAIKGSRYCTESQDHGLEKSIDYTKLLDICKPALEKKEKVSAELSITNVDRVVGTIVGNEVTRAYGAEGLPDDTIRLKFHGSAGQSFGAFIPKGMTLELSGDVNDYLGKGLSGGTIAVYPPAGSNFKAEENIIAGNVALYGATSGTAYLSGIAGERFCVRNSGVNAVVEGVGDHGCEYMTGGIVVVLGETGRNFAAGMSGGIAYVLDEAGQFKDHCNTDMADLEQLDERDQETVREMIERHKEMTGSSRAAAILADWRSFARKFVKVMPRDYKRVLQALARAKAAGLSGDEALTAAFEENAGAAAH, encoded by the coding sequence ATGTACGATCCCCAGTTCGAGCACGACGCCTGCGGCGTCGGCTTTGTCACCCACATCAAGGGGAAGAAATCCCACGAGATCGTCCAGCAGGCGATAACCGTCCTGGCGAACCTCGACCACCGCGGCGCGGTCGGCAGCGAGCACAACACCGGCGACGGCGCAGGCATCCTGATTCAGATGCCCGACGCTTTCTTCCGCAAGGTATGCCCCGAGGCCGGCATCGAACTGCCGGGGCCGGGCGAATACGGCGTGGGCATGCTCTTCACCTCGCCCGAAGCTACCGAACGCAGCGCCGCGAAGCACCTGTTCCAGCGCATCGTTGCGGAGGAAGGGATGGAAATGATCGGCCGGCGCGTCGTGCCGACCGACAACTCCTTGCTTGGCGATACCGCCAAGGCCGGCGAGCCGCTGGTACGTCAGATTTTCTTCAAGCGCAACGCCGCCTGCCCCGACGAGGATGCCTTCAACCGCAAGCTCTATGTCGTGAAGCAGCGCGCCCTGCATGAGATACGCGACAATGGGGTCGATCCCTTGTGGTACTTCTCCAGCATGTCGACCCGCACCATAGTTTACAAGGGTATGCTGATGCCGGCCCAGCTGGACCAGTACTACCCCGACCTGCGCGACGAAGCGGTGCAGACCGCCATCGCCGTGGTCCATTCCCGTTTCTCCACCAACACCTTCCCGAGCTGGGACCGTGCGCATCCGTACCACATGCTGGCCCACAACGGCGAGATCAACACCCTGCGCGGCAACGTCAACTGGATGCACGCCAGGCAGTCGATGTTCAGTTCCGACCTCTTCGGCGAGGACATGAAAAAGCTCCTGCCGGTTATCGACGCCAACGGTTCCGACTCCGCCATGTTCGACAACTGCCTTGAGCTCTTGGTGCAGTCCGGCCGCTCGCTCCCCCACGCCATGATGATGATGGTGCCGGAGCCGTGGGAAAACCACGAAACCATGAACAAGGAGAAGCGTGCCTTCTACGAGTACCACTCCTGCCTGATGGAGCCCTGGGACGGCCCCGCCGCGCTCACCTTCACCGATGGCCGGACCATCGGCGCAGTCCTCGACCGCAACGGCCTGCGCCCCTGCCGCTACTATCTGACCGACGACGACCTGGTGGTGATGGCGTCCGAGGCCGGCGTGCTGCAGGTGCCGCCCGAAAAGATCATCAAGAAGGGACGGCTGCAGCCGGGCAAGATGTTCCTGGTGGACACCGTACAGGGGCGCATCATCCCCGACGAGGAGGTAAAGGGGGAACTGGCCTCGGCCAAGCCTTACGCCGACTGGGTCAAGGTGAACCACCACTCGCTGCAGGACATCCCGAAGGCCGCCAAGGCGCCTTTCGTCGAGCATTCGCCGCTTTTGCAGCGGCAGAAATCCTTCGGCTACACCTTCGAGGACCAGCAGACCATCATCGGCCCGATGGCCACCGACGGCATCCAGCCGCTCGGCTCCATGGGAACCGACACCCCGCTGGCGGTCCTCTCGGAGAAGCCCCAGCTTCTGTACAACTACTTCAAGCAGCTCTTCGCCCAGGTGACCAACCCGCCGATCGACCCGATCCGCGAGGAGATCATCACCGCGACGGCGGTCCGCATCGGCTCCGAGTCGAACCTTTTGAAGCCGACCCCCTCGAGCGCCCGCGTCATCCGCCTGGAGCACCCGATCATCGGCAACGAGGAGTTCGAGAAGCTCAGGAACCTGGACCGCCCCGGCTTCAAGAGCACCACCCTGTCGCTTTTGTTCAAGGCTACCGACGGCGCCGAAGGGATGGAGAAGGCGCTTGACAGCCTGTTCAACACCGCCGTCCACGCGATCGAGACCGGCACCACCATCCTGATCCTGTCCGACCGCGGCGTCAGCGAGGAGTATGCGGCCCTGCCGGCCCTGTTGGCCGTGGCAGGTCTGCACCACCATCTGATCCGGACCGCCACCCGCACCCACGCCTCCATCGTGCTGGAGTCGGGCGAACCGCGCGAGGTGCACCATTTCGCGGTGCTCTTGGGGTACGGCGTCACCGCCATCAACCCCTACCTCGCCTTCGAGTCCATCGACGACATGATCCAGCAGGGGATGCTCCCCGGGCTCGACTACAAGACCGGCGTCAAGAACTTCATCAAGGCTTCGATCAAGGGAATCGTCAAGACCATGGCCAAGATGGGGATCTCCACCATCCAGAGCTACCGCGGCGCCCAGGTTTGCGAAGCGGTCGGCCTGCACGACTCGGTCATCGAGAAGTACTTCACCTGGACCCCCTCCCGCATCGGCGGCATCGACCTGGAAGGGATCGCCCAGGAACTTTTGAACCGCCACCGCAAGGCGTATCCTCACCGGGTCGCAGCCGAGCCGTCGCTCGACCCCGGCGGGCAGTACCAGTGGCGCCAGGAGGGGGAAGAGCACCTTTTCAACCCGCTCACCATCCAGTCGCTGCAGAAGGCGACCAAGACCGGCGATTACCAGGAGTTCAAGGTCTTCTCCAAGCTGATCGACGACCAGAACGAGCGCATCTACACCCTGCGCGGGCTTTTGGACTTCAACACCGAAATCAGGATCCCGGTCCCCCTGGAAGAGGTGGAGTCCGTTGAAGAGATCATGAAGCGGTTCAAGACCGGGGCCATGTCCTACGGCTCCATCAGCCAGGAGGCCCACGAGGCCTTAGCCATCGCCATGAACCGGATCGGCGGCCGCTCCAACACCGGCGAGGGTGGCGAGGACCCGGAACGCTTCACCTGGACCAACGACCAGGGAGATTCCAAGAACAGCGCCATCAAGCAGGTCGCTTCCGGCCGTTTCGGCGTGACCAGCAACTACCTGACCAACGCCTCCGAGCTGCAGATCAAGCTGGCGCAGGGTGCTAAGCCGGGCGAAGGGGGCGAGTTGCCGGGTAGCAAGGTCTACCCCTGGGTCGCAAAGACCCGGCACACCACCCCGGGGGTAGGCCTCGTATCGCCCCCGCCGCACCACGACATCTACTCCATCGAGGACCTGGCGGAGCTGATCCACGACCTGAAGAACGCCAACCGCCGCGCCCGGATCAGCGTCAAGCTGGTCTCCGAGGTCGGCGTCGGCACCATCGCGGCCGGCGTTGCCAAGGCACACGCCGACGTCGTCCTGATCTCCGGTTACGACGGCGGCACCGGCGCTTCGCCTCTCTCCAGCATCAAGCATGCGGGACTCCCCTGGGAGCTCGGGCTCGCGGAAACCCACCAGACCCTGGTGCTCAATAACCTCAGGAGCAGGATCATCGTCGAGGTCGACGGCCAGCTGAAGACTGGCCGCGACGTGGCCATCGCGGCGCTCCTTGGTGCCGAGGAGTTCGGCTTCGCAACCGCGCCGCTGGTCACCCTTGGCTGCGTCATGATGCGCGTCTGCCACAGCAACACCTGCCCGGCCGGCGTCGCCACCCAGGACCCGGTCTTGAGGGCCAAGTTCGCCGGCAAGCCGGAGTACGTCGTCAACTACATGCGCTTCATCGCGCAGGAAGTGCGGGAGATCATGGCCGAACTCGGCTTCCGCAACTTCAACGACATGGTGGGTCGCGCCAACCGCCTTGAGCCCAAGCGCGCCGTAGCGCACTGGAAGGCCCAGGGACTCGATTTCAGCAAAATCCTGTACCAGCCGCAGATGGCAATCAAGGGGAGCCGCTACTGCACCGAGTCCCAGGACCACGGGCTGGAGAAATCCATCGACTACACCAAGCTCCTTGATATCTGCAAGCCGGCCCTGGAGAAGAAGGAGAAGGTCAGCGCCGAACTCTCCATCACCAACGTGGACCGGGTAGTAGGTACCATCGTCGGCAACGAAGTCACCCGCGCCTATGGTGCCGAGGGGCTACCCGACGACACCATCAGGCTCAAGTTCCACGGCTCGGCCGGCCAGAGCTTCGGCGCCTTCATCCCGAAAGGGATGACACTGGAGCTCTCCGGAGACGTCAACGACTACCTGGGCAAAGGTTTGAGCGGCGGCACCATCGCGGTCTACCCTCCCGCCGGCTCCAACTTCAAGGCAGAGGAGAACATCATCGCCGGCAACGTCGCCTTGTACGGAGCCACCAGCGGCACCGCCTACTTAAGCGGCATCGCGGGAGAGCGCTTCTGCGTCCGCAACTCCGGCGTCAACGCGGTGGTGGAAGGTGTCGGCGATCACGGCTGCGAGTACATGACCGGCGGCATAGTGGTGGTGCTCGGCGAAACCGGCAGGAACTTCGCCGCCGGCATGAGCGGCGGCATCGCCTATGTCCTGGATGAGGCGGGACAGTTCAAGGACCACTGCAACACCGACATGGCGGACCTTGAGCAGCTGGACGAGCGGGACCAGGAGACGGTCCGGGAGATGATCGAGCGGCACAAGGAGATGACCGGCAGCAGCCGGGCCGCCGCCATCCTCGCAGATTGGCGCAGCTTTGCACGCAAATTCGTCAAGGTCATGCCGAGGGACTACAAGCGTGTACTCCAGGCGCTCGCCCGGGCGAAAGCCGCCGGATTGAGCGGCGACGAAGCCCTGACAGCGGCATTCGAGGAGAATGCCGGCGCGGCCGCACACTAA
- a CDS encoding glutamate synthase subunit beta encodes MGKPTGFMEYLRELPSDREPLERLKDWDEFHLHLPEEKLRTQGARCMDCGIPFCHTGKLVSGMACGCPVNNLIPEFNDLVYRGLWKQAYDRLSRTNNFPEFTGRVCPAPCEGSCTLGASEPAVTIKNIEVSIIERAWDEGWVTPTLPQVRTGKKVAVVGSGPAGLSAAEQLNKAGHQVTVFERAPLPGGLLMYGIPNMKLDKQNIVMRRIRLMEQEQIAFVCNTSIGGADYPVEKLKSEFDAVVMATGATLPRDLNIEGRSLQGIRFAMDFLTANTKAVLEKGSKFISAQGKDVIIIGGGDTGTDCVATSLRHGCNSVTQLEIMPRSPDTRADDNRWPEWPKTHKVDYGQEEAAAKFGADPRVFLTTATKFEGDAEGKVKAVHTVQVKWEKNAQGQFVPTPVPGTEEVRPASLVLLAMGFLGPEQELPAALGLERDGRSNIKADYGRYATNIPGVFAAGDCRRGQSLVVWAFNEGRGAARECDRFLMGDTELP; translated from the coding sequence ATGGGAAAACCAACCGGATTCATGGAATATCTTCGCGAACTCCCGTCGGACCGCGAGCCGCTGGAGCGGCTCAAAGATTGGGACGAGTTCCACCTGCACCTGCCGGAGGAGAAGCTCCGCACCCAGGGCGCCCGTTGCATGGACTGCGGCATCCCGTTCTGCCACACCGGGAAGCTGGTGAGCGGCATGGCCTGCGGCTGCCCGGTCAACAACCTGATCCCCGAGTTCAACGACCTGGTCTACCGCGGGCTTTGGAAGCAGGCGTACGACAGGCTCTCGCGGACCAACAACTTCCCCGAGTTCACCGGCCGGGTCTGCCCCGCCCCGTGCGAGGGGTCGTGCACGCTGGGTGCCAGCGAGCCTGCGGTCACCATCAAGAACATAGAAGTGAGCATCATCGAGCGCGCCTGGGACGAAGGGTGGGTCACCCCTACCCTGCCGCAGGTCCGCACCGGCAAGAAGGTGGCGGTCGTTGGCTCCGGCCCCGCAGGGCTTTCCGCGGCCGAGCAGCTCAACAAGGCCGGGCACCAGGTGACCGTGTTCGAACGGGCGCCGCTTCCGGGGGGGCTTTTGATGTACGGCATCCCCAACATGAAGCTGGACAAGCAAAACATCGTCATGCGCCGCATCCGGCTCATGGAGCAGGAGCAGATCGCCTTTGTCTGCAACACCAGCATCGGCGGGGCCGATTACCCGGTCGAGAAGCTCAAGAGCGAGTTTGACGCCGTGGTCATGGCTACCGGCGCCACCCTCCCCCGCGACCTCAACATCGAGGGGCGCTCGCTTCAGGGTATCCGCTTCGCCATGGATTTCCTGACCGCCAACACCAAGGCGGTGCTGGAAAAAGGGAGCAAGTTCATCTCGGCGCAAGGGAAAGACGTGATCATCATCGGCGGGGGCGACACCGGCACCGACTGCGTGGCCACCTCGCTGCGCCATGGCTGCAACTCCGTTACCCAGCTGGAAATCATGCCCCGTTCCCCCGACACCCGCGCCGATGACAACCGTTGGCCGGAATGGCCCAAGACCCACAAGGTCGATTACGGGCAGGAGGAGGCTGCGGCGAAATTCGGCGCCGACCCGCGCGTTTTCCTCACCACCGCGACCAAGTTCGAAGGGGATGCGGAGGGCAAGGTGAAGGCGGTGCACACGGTCCAGGTGAAATGGGAGAAGAACGCCCAGGGCCAGTTCGTCCCCACCCCGGTGCCGGGGACCGAAGAGGTCCGGCCGGCAAGCCTCGTGCTGTTGGCTATGGGCTTTCTGGGCCCCGAGCAGGAACTGCCGGCGGCACTCGGGCTTGAGCGTGACGGGCGCAGCAACATCAAGGCCGACTACGGCCGCTACGCCACCAACATCCCCGGCGTGTTCGCAGCCGGCGACTGCCGCCGCGGCCAGAGCCTCGTGGTCTGGGCCTTCAACGAAGGACGCGGGGCAGCGCGCGAGTGCGACCGTTTCCTGATGGGAGACACCGAGCTTCCCTAA
- a CDS encoding fibronectin type III domain-containing protein produces MPQKTSNADMVPKTAPVSRSYTDELHAYLLSLLTSPVVYRGARDRFLESYNGSLQGDPEKVAACEADRKELNRQHLMLLGLAKLAATQDPTVPEKLGLGPVATKTSAVKSRLAKPENFKLKYGSKDGEMLGTVSSVKGAKMFEIWGCTGDPNLEENWSLLAAAPNCTGIVVKGLTPGTKYWFRIRAMRHNELGPWSNYITLRSV; encoded by the coding sequence ATGCCACAAAAGACATCCAACGCCGATATGGTTCCCAAGACTGCACCGGTGTCACGTTCGTACACTGACGAGTTGCACGCTTACCTGTTGTCACTGCTGACTTCTCCTGTTGTCTACAGGGGGGCACGTGACCGCTTCCTCGAAAGCTACAATGGTTCCTTGCAAGGCGACCCCGAAAAAGTCGCCGCCTGCGAGGCGGATCGCAAGGAACTGAACCGCCAGCATCTCATGTTGCTGGGGCTTGCCAAGTTGGCGGCCACGCAAGACCCGACCGTGCCGGAGAAACTTGGGCTGGGACCGGTAGCGACGAAGACCAGCGCTGTCAAGTCGCGCTTGGCTAAACCGGAAAACTTCAAGCTGAAGTACGGTTCCAAAGACGGAGAAATGCTGGGGACAGTCTCGTCCGTCAAGGGCGCCAAGATGTTCGAGATATGGGGCTGCACGGGGGATCCGAACCTGGAGGAGAACTGGAGTCTATTGGCCGCAGCGCCGAACTGTACCGGTATTGTGGTAAAGGGGCTCACTCCCGGCACGAAGTATTGGTTCCGGATCAGGGCCATGCGCCACAATGAACTGGGCCCTTGGTCGAATTACATCACCCTCAGGTCGGTTTGA